A part of Sugiyamaella lignohabitans strain CBS 10342 chromosome D, complete sequence genomic DNA contains:
- the ECM22 gene encoding Ecm22p (Sterol regulatory element binding protein; regulates transcription of sterol biosynthetic genes; contains Zn[2]-Cys[6] binuclear cluster; relocates from intracellular membranes to perinuclear foci on sterol depletion; ECM22 has a paralog, UPC2, that arose from the whole genome duplication; GO_component: GO:0005737 - cytoplasm [Evidence IEA,IEA]; GO_component: GO:0016020 - membrane [Evidence IDA] [PMID 18675371]; GO_component: GO:0005634 - nucleus [Evidence IEA,IEA,IEA]; GO_component: GO:0005634 - nucleus [Evidence IC] [PMID 11533229]; GO_component: GO:0048471 - perinuclear region of cytoplasm [Evidence IDA] [PMID 18675371]; GO_function: GO:0003677 - DNA binding [Evidence IEA]; GO_function: GO:0000978 - RNA polymerase II core promoter proximal region sequence-specific DNA binding [Evidence IDA] [PMID 11533229]; GO_function: GO:0001077 - RNA polymerase II core promoter proximal region sequence-specific DNA binding transcription factor activity involved in positive regulation of transcription [Evidence IDA] [PMID 11533229]; GO_function: GO:0001077 - RNA polymerase II core promoter proximal region sequence-specific DNA binding transcription factor activity involved in positive regulation of transcription [Evidence IMP] [PMID 16055745]; GO_function: GO:0046872 - metal ion binding [Evidence IEA]; GO_function: GO:0043565 - sequence-specific DNA binding [Evidence IDA] [PMID 19111667]; GO_function: GO:0043565 - sequence-specific DNA binding [Evidence IDA] [PMID 19158363]; GO_function: GO:0000981 - sequence-specific DNA binding RNA polymerase II transcription factor activity [Evidence IEA]; GO_function: GO:0008270 - zinc ion binding [Evidence IEA]; GO_process: GO:0035961 - positive regulation of ergosterol biosynthetic process by positive regulation of transcription from RNA polymerase II promoter [Evidence IMP] [PMID 11533229]; GO_process: GO:0035961 - positive regulation of ergosterol biosynthetic process by positive regulation of transcription from RNA polymerase II promoter [Evidence IMP] [PMID 16055745]; GO_process: GO:0035969 - positive regulation of sterol import by positive regulation of transcription from RNA polymerase II promoter [Evidence IGI] [PMID 11208779]; GO_process: GO:0006355 - regulation of transcription, DNA-templated [Evidence IEA,IEA]; GO_process: GO:0006366 - transcription from RNA polymerase II promoter [Evidence IEA]; GO_process: GO:0006351 - transcription, DNA-templated [Evidence IEA]) — MLPTAVKRKKSHFGCLACKRRKIKCDETKPVCGKCQNQKLECVYSRQWSQKLRRSTPPETSPGSISSSSYQDSLVETDAITQVSADIEVRLMFQWTAYTWKSVKRNDDTFQRLLPLYGFRYRLLLDSLLLFSAAHLNHTSPSERLQQAIEVYKLRTIAGVRREVENAVNCGKHRVELAWSSALLAVFWLTCDTDTEFTGLKHGWRPLFRGMGRIFSEIVDSGQGIIRYEKRRMIFPSGNKYLPLLKDIYKDREDVSPEKSEIYEQTVTRLVQYIEHLTENPEDRPIRYISHWILTAMPDGFLQQIDDFDPVALTFLATFFLVASSLPFWFLGKYSWKHHLRIKAKIPSEMHHFLEPSYLGLNPPVFDETPAPEAEFERELEL; from the coding sequence ATGCTTCCGACCGCTGTCAAGCGAAAGAAGTCACATTTTGGATGTTTGGCCTGCAAAAGAAGGAAAATCAAATGTGATGAGACGAAACCAGTCTGTGGAAAATGTCAGAATCAAAAGCTAGAGTGTGTCTACAGTAGACAATGGTCCCAGAAGCTAAGGAGAAGTACACCTCCAGAAACCAGTCCTGGATCAatctcgtcatcctcataTCAGGATTCGTTAGTAGAAACAGATGCAATCACACAAGTTTCTGCTGATATAGAAGTAAGACTCATGTTCCAATGGACTGCATACACCTGGAAGTCTGTGAAAAGAAATGATGATACTTTTCAAAGACTGTTACCATTATATGGATTCAGATACCGATTATTACTAGATTCACTGTTGCTTTTTTCAGCAGCCCATCTCAATCACACTAGTCCGAGTGAAAGACTACAGCAGGCCATAGAAGTGTACAAATTGCGAACTATAGCCGGAGTACGACGGGAAGTGGAAAATGCAGTAAATTGTGGAAAACACCGGGTGGAACTAGCATGGTCGAGTGCATTACTAGCGGTATTCTGGCTAACGTGTGATACCGACACGGAGTTCACAGGTCTCAAGCACGGTTGGCGTCCATTATTTCGAGGAATGGGGAGGATATTCAGCGAGATCGTAGATTCAGGGCAAGGCATTATCAGATATGAGAAAAGAAGGATGATATTTCCATCgggaaataaatatctacCACTTCTCAAGGATATATACAAAGACAGGGAGGATGTGTCACCAGAAAAATCCGAGATATACGAGCAGACAGTTACACGACTAGTTCAATATATAGAGCATTTGACGGAAAACCCCGAAGACCGGCCAATCAGATACATTTCGCACTGGATTCTGACAGCAATGCCCGACGGGTTTCTCCAGCAAATCGACGACTTTGACCCTGTGGCACTGACATTCCTCGCTACATTCTTTTTGGTAGCTTCGTCACTGCCATTCTGGTTCCTGGGGAAATACTCGTGGAAACACCATCTTCGAATCAAGGCCAAAATCCCTTCAGAAATGCATCACTTTCTCGAGCCGTCGTACCTTGGGTTGAACCCACCTGTGTTCGATGAAACCCCTGCTCCCGAAGCCGAGTTTGAACGAGAATTAGAGCTATAA
- the SLA1 gene encoding cytoskeletal protein-binding protein SLA1, translating to MNKVRTWTDRSGTFKVDAALLGCADGKIHLHKLNGVKIAVAASKMSIEDLEYVESVTGVVLDDDKPLVDLRKGARSRRTKSNGGSPMTGVPGGVSTGDGSSSGQAAGRSSSTTSVPTRSQMGGGSANGAATQQKPEFDWFGFFLECGVDVNNCQRYALNFTRDQMDENILPDISPQVLRNLGLKEGDILRVTKKLDEKFDRKRLNAEATGGLFSGPDGTLKNNTAKDLSNGNVTGVTNAAAVEAQQQPIPRPQQPAATSTTNGFADDAWAVKSQPQTQQQQPPPQPARPQQQQQQPQQQQPQQQQFQLQVPQQMAAPTSVAPQPTGSLLDLMTIQPLEPQKTAQSVIAEQQQKQAHQQRQLQQQQQIQQQQQQIQQLQQQLQKQQTGSATMLPQLTGGATVVPTVVQGPNGPILTQQRTGGGTLIPLTNSLTGQSINSPLGPFATGNAQQITGFGPVSTGFQQPIFTANQPISNPSTPFNQPFGFASQPQASFSSPSLSTITNQLQQTHLTGSQPQLVNPQLSNPQLSAPQLNNPFNQQTGVFQPNFASPFPPQQQQPQPQQPLQPFATQPQPQLQQFQPQQPFQQFQPQQPQQLFQPQQTAFTGGNPFDAQQQPIQPLQGQPTGFGFGNSASTINGFGGPAAQTLGNSFSSQQAYPTLQPQKTGPPPPVSFGGGPAPLQPTNTGRRANLAAATPNNPFGF from the coding sequence ATGAATAAAGTTCGTACTTGGACTGATAGATCCGGCACTTTCAAGGTTGACGCTGCTTTGTTAGGTTGTGCTGATGGTAAAATTCATCTTCATAAGCTAAATGGCGTGAAAATCGCCGTGGCCGCTAGTAAAATGTCTATTGAGGATCTGGAATATGTTGAATCGGTGACTGGCGTTGTtcttgatgatgataaacCTTTAGTCGACCTTCGTAAGGGTGCTAgatcaagaagaaccaAGAGTAACGGTGGTTCTCCTATGACAGGAGTTCCTGGTGGTGTCAGTACTGGAGATGGTTCATCGTCTGGTCAAGCTGCTGGACGGTCgtcttcaacaacttcGGTTCCTACCAGAAGTCAAATGGGCGGCGGTTCTGCTAATGGTGCTGCAACCCAACAGAAACCCGAGTTTGACtggtttggtttctttttggagTGTGGAGTCGACGTCAACAACTGCCAACGATACGCTCTTAACTTCACCAGAGATCAAATGGACGAGAATATTCTTCCCGATATTAGTCCACAAGTTCTGCGGAATTTGGGTCTCAAAGAAGGCGATATTCTTCGTGTAACTAAAAAGTTAGATGAAAAGTTTGATCGTAAGAGACTCAATGCCGAGGCTActggtggtttgttttctggtcCTGATGGAACTCTTAAAAACAATACTGCCAAGGATTTGTCGAATGGAAATGTTACTGGCGTCACGAatgcagctgctgtagaagcacaacagcagccaatcCCAAGACCACAACaacctgctgctacttctactacaaATGGGTTTGCTGACGATGCATGGGCTGTCAAATCTCAACCCCAGactcagcaacaacaacctccTCCTCAACCCGCTAgacctcaacaacagcagcaacaaccacaacagcaacagccacaacaacaacagtttCAACTGCAAGTCCCACAACAAATGGCTGCTCCAACATCAGTTGCTCCTCAACCAACGGGTTCTTTGTTAGATCTCATGACTATCCAGCCTTTAGAACCTCAAAAGACAGCCCAGTCGGTTATTGCcgagcaacaacaaaagcAAGCACATCAACAGAGACAGttgcaacaacaacagcaaatccagcagcagcaacagcaaatccaacagcttcaacagcaactccagaaacaacaaactGGTTCGGCTACAATGCTTCCTCAGCTGACTGGAGGTGCTACTGTTGTACCAACAGTAGTCCAGGGTCCAAATGGTCCAATTCTTACTCAACAAcgtactggtggtggtacgCTGATTCCTCTGACAAATTCGTTGACTGGACAATCTATCAACTCTCCTTTAGGACCTTTTGCTACTGGAAATGCTCAACAGATTACTGGATTTGGTCCTGTTTCAACCGGTTTCCAACAGCCCATTTTTACTGCTAATCAACCTATTTCGAACCCATCAACCCCATTTAACCAGCCATTCGGATTCGCTAGTCAACCCCAGGCCAGTTTCAGCTCTCCAAGTCTTTCTACAATTACAAACCAGCTGCAACAAACACATCTTACTGGGTCTCAACCTCAACTGGTGAACCCTCAATTGAGCAATCCACAACTCAGTGCTCCACAACTGAATAACCCATTCAACCAACAAACTGGTGTTTTCCAACCCAATTTCGCGTCTCCTTTCCCTCcgcaacaacagcagccacaaccacaacaaccaTTACAACCATTTGCAActcaaccacaaccacagctgcaacaattccaacctcaacaaccaTTCCAGCAGTTCCAACCACAGCAGCCACAGCAACTGTTCCAACCTCAACAAACGGCATTCACTGGAGGAAACCCGTTTGATGCCCAACAACAGCCCATCCAACCATTGCAAGGACAACCAACCGGCTTTGGTTTTGGCAACTCGGCATCCACAATCAACGGTTTTGGCGGTCCTGCTGCCCAAACTCTTGGAAACAGTTTCTCCTCCCAGCAAGCATATCCTACTCTCCAACCCCAGAAAACAGGACCCCCTCCTCCCGTGTCGTTTGGCGGTGGCCCGGCTCCTCTCCAGCCAACAAACACCGGACGAAGAGCCAATctcgctgctgccaccCCCAACAATCCTTTCGGATTCTAA